The Halanaerobium praevalens DSM 2228 genome contains a region encoding:
- a CDS encoding NUDIX hydrolase: MIYLKIKNIKNKIKNRIPGPTRIQHYFSVLIPIIEIKGKLNLIYEIRSKNLNTQPGEISFPGGRVERGEDFSQAAIRECSEELLIPESKIELLGESDYLITPFNFVIYAFVAKVKLNSLVELKVNNSEVEDIFTVPLDFLVNYQVERYQTILKSEFDHNFPYNILPAGENYNPRQGSYDIYIYRYQGKVIWGITAELTKAFIDILQN, encoded by the coding sequence GTGATTTATTTGAAAATTAAAAATATAAAAAATAAAATTAAAAATAGGATCCCTGGGCCAACAAGAATTCAACATTATTTTTCTGTTTTAATTCCTATTATTGAAATCAAGGGAAAATTGAATTTGATTTATGAAATTAGATCTAAAAATCTAAATACTCAACCAGGAGAAATATCTTTTCCAGGTGGAAGAGTTGAAAGAGGAGAAGACTTTTCACAGGCTGCAATTAGAGAATGCAGTGAAGAACTTTTAATTCCAGAATCTAAGATAGAACTTTTAGGAGAAAGTGATTATTTAATAACACCTTTTAATTTTGTTATCTATGCTTTTGTTGCTAAAGTTAAACTTAACTCTTTAGTAGAGCTTAAAGTTAATAATTCTGAGGTTGAAGATATTTTTACTGTCCCACTTGATTTTTTAGTTAATTATCAAGTGGAAAGATATCAGACAATTTTAAAAAGTGAATTTGATCATAATTTTCCTTATAATATCTTACCTGCAGGAGAAAATTATAATCCACGGCAAGGTAGTTATGATATTTATATTTATCGTTATCAAGGAAAAGTTATTTGGGGAATTACAGCTGAGTTAACTAAAGCCTTTATTGATATTTTGCAGAATTGA
- a CDS encoding DNA polymerase III subunit alpha, with protein MSNFVHLHNHTAFSLLDGATRIDSLIEKTKKYEMPAAAITDHGVLYGMIDFYRKAKKEGIKPIIGAELYLASGSRFEKNRKRYHLLLLAQNKQGYYNLIQLVSKAWLEGFYYKPRVDKELLAKYSDGLICLSACLQGEIPQLLIKGQYDLAQKAAADYRAIFGKNNFFLELQDHNLQKEKEVAQGLLKLSQAENIPTVITNDSHYLNQEDAELQDILLALQTGTTLADENRMTFTGQEFYYKSPKEMKKLFPELNSAYQNTVKIADRVELNLDFNHFYLPKYPDLGKEKSAEELLQKLCFEGLKAKEMDSDAKARKRLKYELNIIFEMGYAAYFLIVYDFVKYAEDNGIMVGPGRGSAAGSLVAYLLKITKVNPLKYGLIFERFLNPERVTMPDIDIDFDENRDQIIEYVKKRYGKERVAQIGTFGTMAARAAIRDVGRVLALPYKKVDQVAKLISSRKGIKASLKSQEKLQQLYQRDSQIKELIDYARGVEGLPRHISTHAAGVIIGAEPLAQIVPLQKQDQSVITQLPMGDLEALGLLKMDFLGLRNLTVIKNCLQLIEKHKGKKIDIDNIPLTDKDVYDFLSTGKTAGVFQMESYLFQSLNKKMKPEKFNDLIAMLALGRPGPLGSNIVDDFIAIRHGKKEAEYLHPKLKPILEETFGMILYQEQVMEIASSLAGYSMGEADLLRRGMGKKKLKLVAAEREKFVKGAVARGIQENIAQKIFDQMEYFAGYGFNKSHSTAYAFLAYQTAYLKYHYPAEFMAALFSSVMGNQDKIADYINSLAEIGLKIIPPDINRSDHNFTAANDNEILYGLKAIKNVGSAAIEAVIKARKSEKFKSLVDFLKRVDISQINIQSLEAFVKAGAFDEIAVNRASLLLNYEELYNKYNNLAKNRAQGQQSFAELFEDQNKFMQTDLKYQKVDELKTETILEQEKEFLGIYISAHPLDQYQAKLDKINFYSINKALTVDSGKKVLTAAYLSNYKEHITKRKNKMAFLTVSDHQDKMEVIVFSDLFKKLNFDLAETKGLLIYGEKDQKKLIAKKIISLNQNILIINISNFKQKRIIKLKKYLLKKEGEIPVLLKRNNKLIITPAKYNINFSQKTKTELARALKKEEYNFI; from the coding sequence ATGTCTAATTTTGTGCACCTTCATAATCATACAGCTTTTAGCTTATTAGATGGAGCAACTAGAATTGATTCTTTAATAGAAAAAACAAAAAAATATGAAATGCCAGCAGCTGCAATTACTGATCACGGTGTACTCTATGGCATGATAGATTTTTATAGGAAGGCTAAAAAAGAAGGGATTAAGCCAATTATTGGAGCTGAACTTTATTTGGCTTCTGGGAGTAGATTTGAAAAAAATAGAAAAAGATATCATTTACTTTTACTTGCTCAAAATAAACAAGGCTACTATAATTTGATTCAGTTGGTTTCTAAGGCTTGGCTAGAAGGATTTTATTATAAACCACGTGTAGATAAAGAACTTTTGGCTAAATATAGTGATGGCCTTATTTGTTTATCCGCCTGTCTCCAGGGAGAGATACCACAATTATTAATTAAAGGTCAATATGATTTAGCCCAAAAAGCAGCAGCTGACTATAGGGCTATTTTTGGTAAGAATAACTTTTTTTTAGAGTTACAAGATCATAATTTGCAAAAAGAAAAAGAAGTTGCTCAAGGTTTATTAAAATTAAGCCAGGCTGAAAATATTCCCACTGTTATTACAAATGATAGTCATTATTTAAATCAAGAAGATGCTGAATTACAAGATATTTTATTAGCTTTACAAACAGGGACAACTTTAGCTGATGAAAATAGAATGACTTTTACTGGCCAAGAATTTTATTATAAAAGTCCAAAAGAGATGAAAAAACTATTTCCTGAACTTAATTCTGCTTATCAAAATACTGTTAAAATTGCAGATAGAGTTGAACTTAATTTAGATTTCAATCATTTTTATTTACCTAAATATCCAGATTTAGGTAAAGAGAAATCTGCAGAAGAACTTTTGCAAAAATTGTGTTTTGAAGGACTTAAAGCAAAAGAAATGGATTCAGACGCTAAAGCTAGAAAGAGATTGAAATATGAATTGAATATTATTTTTGAGATGGGATATGCTGCATATTTTTTAATTGTTTATGATTTTGTAAAATATGCTGAAGATAATGGAATTATGGTTGGCCCAGGTCGGGGTTCAGCTGCTGGTAGCCTTGTAGCTTATCTTTTGAAAATAACCAAAGTTAACCCTTTAAAATATGGTTTGATTTTTGAACGTTTTTTAAATCCTGAAAGGGTAACAATGCCTGATATTGATATAGACTTTGATGAAAATCGGGATCAGATTATTGAATATGTAAAAAAAAGATATGGTAAAGAAAGAGTAGCTCAAATAGGAACTTTTGGAACAATGGCAGCTCGAGCAGCCATTAGAGATGTAGGAAGAGTTCTTGCTCTGCCATACAAAAAGGTGGATCAAGTTGCAAAACTTATTTCTTCTCGCAAAGGAATAAAAGCCTCATTAAAAAGTCAAGAAAAATTACAACAGCTTTATCAAAGAGATTCTCAAATTAAAGAATTAATTGATTATGCTAGAGGAGTAGAAGGCCTGCCACGACATATCTCAACACATGCAGCTGGAGTTATAATTGGAGCAGAGCCCTTAGCTCAAATTGTACCTTTACAAAAGCAGGATCAAAGTGTAATTACTCAACTGCCAATGGGAGATTTAGAAGCTCTCGGTCTTTTGAAAATGGATTTTTTAGGTTTAAGAAATTTAACTGTAATTAAAAATTGCCTGCAATTGATAGAAAAACATAAAGGAAAAAAAATTGATATTGATAATATTCCACTAACTGATAAAGATGTATATGACTTTTTAAGTACAGGTAAAACTGCTGGAGTTTTTCAAATGGAATCTTATTTATTTCAATCTTTAAATAAAAAAATGAAACCAGAAAAATTTAATGACTTAATTGCTATGTTAGCCTTAGGGAGACCAGGACCTTTAGGGAGTAATATTGTTGATGATTTTATTGCTATCAGACATGGAAAAAAAGAAGCAGAATATTTACATCCAAAGTTAAAACCTATTTTAGAAGAAACATTTGGTATGATTTTATATCAAGAACAGGTAATGGAAATAGCAAGTAGTCTGGCTGGCTATAGTATGGGCGAAGCTGATCTTTTACGTCGAGGGATGGGCAAAAAGAAATTGAAATTAGTTGCTGCAGAAAGAGAAAAATTTGTTAAAGGAGCAGTAGCCAGAGGGATTCAAGAAAATATTGCTCAAAAAATATTTGATCAAATGGAATATTTTGCAGGTTATGGTTTTAATAAATCTCATTCTACAGCATATGCTTTTTTAGCTTATCAAACTGCTTATTTAAAATATCATTATCCAGCTGAGTTTATGGCTGCTTTATTTTCGTCAGTAATGGGTAATCAAGATAAAATTGCTGATTATATTAATTCATTAGCAGAAATTGGACTTAAAATTATTCCACCAGATATTAATAGAAGTGATCATAATTTTACTGCAGCAAATGATAATGAAATTTTATATGGGCTTAAAGCAATTAAAAATGTTGGTTCTGCTGCAATTGAAGCTGTGATAAAAGCAAGAAAATCAGAAAAGTTTAAATCACTTGTTGATTTTTTAAAAAGAGTTGATATTTCCCAAATTAATATTCAGAGTTTAGAGGCATTTGTTAAAGCTGGTGCTTTTGATGAAATTGCAGTTAATAGGGCTTCACTGCTTTTAAATTACGAAGAACTTTATAATAAGTATAATAATTTAGCTAAAAATAGAGCTCAAGGTCAGCAATCTTTTGCTGAATTATTTGAAGATCAAAATAAGTTTATGCAAACTGATCTAAAATATCAAAAAGTAGATGAGTTAAAAACAGAAACTATTTTAGAACAAGAAAAAGAGTTTTTAGGCATTTATATTTCTGCTCATCCACTTGATCAATATCAAGCCAAATTGGATAAAATTAATTTTTATTCAATCAATAAAGCTCTAACAGTTGATTCTGGCAAAAAAGTTTTAACTGCTGCTTATTTAAGTAATTACAAAGAACATATAACTAAACGTAAAAACAAAATGGCTTTTTTAACTGTTAGTGATCATCAGGATAAAATGGAAGTAATAGTTTTTTCAGATTTATTTAAAAAATTAAATTTTGATTTAGCTGAAACAAAAGGGCTTTTAATTTATGGAGAAAAAGATCAAAAAAAATTAATTGCTAAAAAAATAATCTCTTTAAATCAAAATATTTTAATTATTAATATTTCTAATTTTAAGCAAAAAAGAATTATTAAATTAAAAAAATATTTATTAAAAAAAGAAGGTGAAATTCCTGTTCTGTTGAAAAGAAATAATAAGTTAATAATAACTCCCGCTAAATATAATATTAATTTTTCTCAAAAAACAAAAACAGAATTAGCTAGAGCCTTAAAAAAAGAAGAATACAATTTTATTTAA
- the rlmD gene encoding 23S rRNA (uracil(1939)-C(5))-methyltransferase RlmD, translated as MKKGEIKTLEIKDLAHGGDGVAKTKSGMAIFIARTLPGDLVKAKLTKIKKDYAFAELIEIIEAGPGRIKAPCPVYNKCGGCQLQHIDYQKELEFKQNNIKQLFKRIAGIENFELKDVLAADDDFRYRNKAQFPLKLNEEEQITAGFYQRKSHDIVPNHNCLIQHPLINRILKLTLEELNKFQLSVYNEDTLQGLLRHLVIRVGTCTNQALLVLVTNGDDFIDKNLIARTLMRKIPELKGVVQNINNENTNVIFGKRDILLAGQAKITEYIGAKAYFISARSFFQVNTLQAKKLYDTAAKYLDSKQEAEVIDAFSGTGSIGIYLSDKAKKIYGIESLKAAVEDAQKNAELNQINNIEFKLGMVAAKLPVLLKENKIETIIFDPPRKGLNQKTIELLLENELKKIIYISCNPATQARDLKKLKKKYQLVEIQPVDLFPQTYHIESVALLKLKV; from the coding sequence TTGAAAAAAGGTGAAATTAAAACTTTAGAAATCAAAGATTTAGCTCATGGAGGAGATGGAGTAGCTAAAACCAAATCAGGTATGGCGATTTTTATTGCTCGGACTCTGCCAGGTGATTTAGTTAAAGCTAAGCTAACTAAGATTAAAAAAGATTATGCTTTTGCTGAGTTAATAGAAATTATAGAAGCTGGCCCAGGAAGAATTAAGGCCCCTTGTCCTGTCTATAATAAATGTGGAGGTTGCCAGCTTCAACATATAGATTATCAAAAAGAGCTAGAATTTAAGCAAAATAATATTAAACAGTTATTTAAGCGAATTGCAGGAATTGAAAATTTTGAGTTAAAAGATGTTTTAGCAGCAGATGATGATTTTCGCTACCGAAATAAAGCCCAATTTCCTTTAAAATTAAATGAAGAAGAACAAATAACTGCTGGTTTTTATCAAAGAAAAAGTCATGATATTGTTCCAAATCATAATTGTTTAATTCAACATCCACTAATTAATAGGATTTTAAAATTAACTTTAGAGGAATTAAATAAATTTCAGTTGAGTGTTTATAATGAAGACACTCTCCAGGGACTTTTAAGACATTTAGTGATTAGAGTTGGAACTTGTACAAATCAAGCTTTATTAGTTTTAGTTACTAATGGAGATGATTTTATTGATAAAAATTTAATAGCTAGAACTTTGATGCGTAAAATTCCAGAACTTAAAGGTGTAGTTCAAAATATAAATAATGAAAATACAAATGTTATTTTCGGAAAAAGAGATATACTTTTAGCAGGTCAAGCTAAAATTACTGAATATATTGGAGCCAAAGCCTATTTTATTTCTGCCAGGTCATTTTTTCAGGTCAATACTCTGCAAGCTAAAAAATTATATGATACTGCTGCAAAATATTTAGATTCAAAACAAGAGGCTGAAGTTATAGATGCTTTTTCTGGTACAGGTAGTATCGGTATTTATTTATCTGATAAAGCAAAAAAAATATATGGGATTGAATCTTTAAAAGCTGCTGTTGAGGATGCTCAGAAAAATGCTGAATTAAATCAAATTAATAATATAGAATTTAAATTGGGCATGGTTGCAGCTAAATTACCAGTTTTATTAAAAGAAAACAAAATTGAGACTATTATTTTTGATCCACCTCGTAAAGGTTTAAATCAAAAAACTATTGAATTGTTATTAGAAAATGAATTGAAAAAAATAATTTATATTTCATGTAATCCAGCTACTCAAGCTAGAGATCTTAAAAAATTAAAAAAGAAATATCAATTAGTAGAGATTCAACCAGTTGATCTTTTTCCTCAGACTTATCATATAGAATCTGTAGCTTTATTGAAATTAAAAGTTTAA
- a CDS encoding MATE family efflux transporter, producing MNSNSKKLGTEPIIPLLMRLSIPSIIAMAIQALYNVVDSIYVGRISTDALSALSLAFPIQIILIGIGVGTGVGASSLISRRLGENKKEDAVNAAEHSIMLSIFYGIIVAILGFLFSNQILELFTSNQTLIDMGSEYIKIILIGSTAMFFPMISNNILRGEGNTFTPMIAMLIGSILNIVLDPFLIYGLWIFPEMGVAGAAIATVAARIISGSFLIYILLFSKKNELQISLKDFAFDFQIIKDIYLVGFPAMVMQFLSSFMLGGMNIILAGFGSTAIAAAGIYFRLQSFVFMPVFGLNQGYMPIMGYNYGHNNLKRMKTTFKSALLVGIIFTTTGFVIFQTVPELLIKMFNNDPELIRIGTNALKKISISFPIVGPAIIISTTFQALGNGFPSLVFSFLRQIIVLLPVMFLLGNYFGLEYLWLAFPISEVANIIPASIWLKLKFKDIYKEMEKSII from the coding sequence ATGAATAGTAATTCGAAAAAACTAGGTACAGAACCGATAATCCCACTTTTAATGAGGCTTTCCATTCCCTCGATTATCGCTATGGCAATTCAGGCTTTATACAATGTAGTAGATAGCATTTATGTTGGTAGGATTAGCACAGATGCTTTATCAGCTCTTTCTTTAGCTTTTCCAATCCAAATTATTTTAATTGGAATTGGAGTTGGTACAGGTGTAGGAGCTAGTTCTTTAATTTCAAGACGATTAGGTGAAAACAAAAAAGAAGATGCTGTTAATGCAGCTGAACATAGTATTATGCTCTCTATTTTTTATGGAATAATAGTAGCTATTTTAGGTTTTTTATTTTCTAACCAAATTCTAGAATTATTTACTAGTAATCAAACCCTAATTGATATGGGAAGTGAATATATCAAAATTATTTTAATTGGCTCAACTGCCATGTTTTTCCCAATGATAAGTAATAATATTTTGAGAGGTGAAGGTAATACTTTTACACCAATGATTGCAATGTTAATTGGATCTATTTTGAATATTGTTTTAGATCCTTTTTTAATTTATGGTCTTTGGATTTTCCCAGAAATGGGGGTAGCTGGAGCAGCTATTGCAACTGTTGCAGCACGAATAATAAGTGGAAGTTTTTTAATTTATATTTTACTTTTTAGTAAAAAAAATGAATTACAAATTTCTTTAAAAGATTTTGCTTTTGATTTCCAAATCATTAAAGATATTTATTTAGTTGGATTTCCAGCAATGGTCATGCAGTTTCTATCAAGCTTTATGCTTGGAGGTATGAATATTATTTTAGCTGGTTTTGGTAGTACAGCAATAGCTGCTGCAGGTATTTATTTCAGATTACAATCTTTTGTTTTTATGCCTGTTTTTGGTTTAAATCAGGGGTATATGCCAATAATGGGTTATAATTATGGACATAATAATTTAAAACGAATGAAAACTACTTTTAAATCAGCACTTTTGGTTGGAATAATTTTTACAACTACTGGCTTTGTTATTTTTCAGACAGTACCTGAATTATTAATTAAAATGTTTAATAATGACCCAGAACTAATTAGAATTGGAACTAATGCCTTAAAAAAAATAAGTATTTCTTTTCCTATTGTAGGTCCAGCAATTATTATTTCAACAACTTTTCAGGCTTTAGGAAATGGATTTCCAAGTCTAGTCTTTTCCTTTTTGAGACAAATAATTGTACTACTGCCTGTTATGTTCTTACTTGGAAATTATTTTGGTTTAGAATATTTATGGTTAGCTTTTCCAATCTCAGAAGTAGCAAATATAATTCCTGCCAGTATTTGGCTTAAACTTAAATTTAAAGATATTTATAAAGAAATGGAAAAATCTATTATTTAA
- the mtrB gene encoding trp RNA-binding attenuation protein MtrB, with amino-acid sequence MDVNADYILIKALEDGVTIIGLTRGKDTKFNHTEKLDKGEVLVAQFTENVSAMKIRGQAELRTKHGKVESEAK; translated from the coding sequence ATGGATGTTAATGCTGATTATATTTTGATTAAAGCTTTAGAAGATGGGGTAACGATTATTGGTTTAACAAGAGGAAAAGATACCAAATTTAATCATACAGAAAAGCTAGATAAGGGTGAGGTTTTAGTTGCCCAATTTACAGAAAATGTTTCGGCAATGAAAATTAGAGGTCAGGCAGAATTAAGAACTAAACACGGTAAAGTTGAATCTGAAGCCAAATAA
- a CDS encoding YlbF family regulator: MSVEAIARRLKKKLKNSQEYQNYLELREKIMEKEGSKKMLLDYQNLMMKMQTKRMSGEELTEADKDKLQNLQNFIEINNNVKKYLEAEYALSQMINKIQKIIFSDIKVGISESELKHKQKQENDSESEVKSES; the protein is encoded by the coding sequence ATGTCAGTAGAAGCAATTGCAAGAAGGTTGAAAAAGAAGCTTAAAAATTCTCAAGAATATCAAAATTATCTAGAATTAAGAGAAAAAATAATGGAAAAAGAAGGTTCCAAAAAAATGCTTTTGGACTATCAAAATTTAATGATGAAAATGCAGACTAAAAGAATGTCTGGAGAAGAATTAACAGAAGCAGATAAAGATAAATTACAAAATTTACAGAATTTTATTGAAATCAATAATAATGTTAAAAAATATTTAGAAGCAGAATATGCTTTAAGTCAAATGATTAATAAGATCCAAAAAATTATCTTTTCAGATATTAAAGTTGGGATTTCAGAATCAGAATTAAAGCATAAACAGAAGCAAGAAAATGATTCGGAGTCTGAAGTTAAAAGTGAATCATAA
- a CDS encoding ArsR/SmtB family transcription factor: MSFFTNQNSSKILEENFNKLKEEANLLKAIAHPIRLAIVKGLMREEGCNVTEMQSCLNIPQSTLSQHLAKLRESGILNSKQNGLERNYYVINQETKKIIKTLSQLTLTK, from the coding sequence ATGTCATTTTTTACAAATCAAAACTCAAGCAAGATTTTAGAAGAAAATTTTAATAAATTAAAAGAAGAAGCAAATTTATTAAAGGCTATAGCTCATCCAATTCGCCTGGCAATAGTAAAAGGTTTAATGAGAGAAGAAGGTTGTAATGTTACGGAAATGCAGAGTTGTTTAAATATTCCTCAATCAACTTTATCGCAACATTTAGCTAAATTGAGAGAAAGTGGTATTTTAAATAGTAAGCAAAATGGTTTAGAAAGAAATTATTATGTTATTAATCAAGAAACTAAAAAAATAATTAAGACTTTAAGTCAATTAACTTTAACTAAATAA
- a CDS encoding metallophosphoesterase family protein codes for MKIGVISDTHLAVAANDFPTALIEQLKKVDLIIHAGDHCEEKYLNKLKLINEVKTVAGNSDSYYLRQKLKEKLTFKAAGQKISIIHGHQFRGSNILQGLNYTFNDSDIIIFGHTHCPFNKRFSDKLFFNPGSPTDKRLEKNYSFGIIEIGETIKAEIKILKEES; via the coding sequence ATGAAAATAGGTGTTATTTCTGATACTCATTTAGCAGTAGCAGCTAATGATTTTCCGACAGCATTAATTGAACAATTAAAAAAAGTTGATTTAATAATTCATGCTGGAGATCACTGTGAAGAAAAATATTTAAATAAATTAAAATTAATTAATGAAGTTAAAACAGTTGCTGGAAATAGTGATAGTTATTATTTGCGGCAAAAATTAAAAGAAAAATTAACTTTTAAAGCTGCAGGCCAAAAGATATCAATTATTCATGGCCATCAATTTAGAGGTAGCAATATTTTACAAGGCTTAAATTATACTTTTAATGATAGTGATATTATAATTTTTGGTCATACACATTGTCCTTTTAATAAACGGTTTAGTGATAAATTATTTTTTAATCCAGGCTCACCAACAGATAAAAGGCTGGAAAAAAATTATTCATTTGGTATAATAGAAATTGGAGAAACTATAAAAGCTGAAATTAAAATTCTAAAGGAGGAGTCTTGA
- the pfkA gene encoding 6-phosphofructokinase, whose translation MKKIAVLTSGGDAPGMNPAIRSVVRTAIYHGLEVVGIRHGYKGLIEKDFFPMKRGSVADIVQRGGTILLSARCEEFKTEAGRKKAYANMQEEGIDGLVVIGGDGSLRGVQKINAESDIKAVGIPGTIDNDLACTDYTIGVDTAMNTIVEAINKIRDTATSHERTFVIECMGRDSGYLALMTGLAGGAEYILVPEIDFTPQQVCDKITQGFKRGKLHSLILIAEGVKAPFADLTEYHGSPGMAMGDLIREKTGMETRVTILGHLQRGGSPTATDRIVASRMAAKAVEILLDGQRDKMINYLNNSIGVCEIENAIKKTETINMDIYNLANILSM comes from the coding sequence ATGAAAAAAATTGCAGTGCTTACAAGTGGTGGAGATGCTCCAGGTATGAACCCTGCTATTAGATCTGTCGTTAGGACAGCTATTTATCATGGTCTAGAAGTAGTTGGTATTCGACATGGTTATAAGGGATTAATTGAAAAAGATTTTTTTCCAATGAAAAGAGGTTCAGTAGCAGATATTGTTCAGCGGGGAGGAACAATTTTACTTTCAGCCCGTTGTGAAGAATTTAAAACAGAGGCAGGGAGAAAAAAAGCTTATGCAAATATGCAAGAAGAAGGTATAGATGGTTTAGTTGTAATCGGTGGAGATGGTTCTTTAAGAGGGGTGCAAAAGATAAATGCAGAAAGTGACATTAAAGCAGTTGGTATCCCAGGAACTATTGATAATGACTTAGCTTGTACTGATTATACAATTGGTGTTGATACAGCAATGAATACAATTGTAGAAGCAATTAATAAAATTAGAGATACAGCCACTTCACATGAAAGAACTTTTGTTATTGAGTGTATGGGAAGAGATTCTGGTTATTTAGCACTAATGACTGGCTTAGCTGGTGGAGCTGAATATATTTTAGTACCAGAAATAGATTTTACACCACAGCAAGTTTGTGATAAAATTACACAAGGGTTTAAAAGAGGTAAATTACACAGTTTAATTTTAATTGCAGAAGGTGTTAAAGCTCCATTTGCTGATCTCACAGAATACCATGGTAGTCCTGGTATGGCAATGGGAGATTTAATTAGAGAAAAAACTGGTATGGAAACTCGAGTAACTATTTTAGGCCACTTGCAGCGAGGTGGTAGCCCTACAGCTACAGATAGAATTGTTGCTAGCAGAATGGCTGCTAAAGCAGTTGAGATTTTGTTAGATGGTCAAAGGGATAAAATGATTAATTATTTAAATAATTCTATTGGAGTTTGTGAAATAGAAAATGCAATTAAAAAAACCGAAACAATTAATATGGATATTTATAATTTAGCGAATATTTTATCTATGTAA
- a CDS encoding NifU family protein, which produces MKEEVQKYIDKIRPSLQADGGDVELIEVTEAGIVKVKLLGACSGCPMSTLTIKNGIEKTLKQNVEGVKEVQSV; this is translated from the coding sequence ATGAAAGAAGAAGTACAAAAATATATTGATAAAATAAGACCAAGTCTACAAGCTGATGGTGGTGATGTTGAATTAATTGAAGTAACAGAAGCTGGAATAGTAAAAGTGAAACTTTTAGGAGCTTGTAGTGGTTGTCCAATGTCAACCTTAACTATAAAAAACGGAATTGAAAAAACCTTAAAACAAAATGTTGAAGGTGTCAAAGAAGTACAATCTGTTTAA
- a CDS encoding FmdB family zinc ribbon protein, which translates to MPTYLYECEKCGRFEEFQNMSEEPLNECPECKSEVKRIIGSPGIIFKGSNFYVNQEQKSAAKSKSKNEKIS; encoded by the coding sequence ATGCCGACATATTTATATGAATGTGAAAAATGTGGGAGATTTGAAGAATTTCAAAATATGAGTGAAGAACCTTTAAATGAATGTCCTGAGTGTAAATCAGAGGTTAAAAGAATAATTGGATCTCCAGGTATTATATTTAAAGGATCTAATTTTTATGTAAATCAAGAACAAAAGTCTGCAGCTAAATCTAAATCAAAAAACGAAAAAATTTCTTAA